A single Acropora palmata chromosome 5, jaAcrPala1.3, whole genome shotgun sequence DNA region contains:
- the LOC141881113 gene encoding uncharacterized protein LOC141881113, translated as MPVRVPSMAVFSASSLLKFTRGCSRCLVTTQEINTFQDEGAICLRGFFRDWVENVKRGIAANIKNPSERSQWIQSEDSETFYFTDYFNWRKIPEFEEFMLKSPAAEIAGKLMKSEFSVFYHENVFTKDPGANCATPWHHDQAYYPVDGWKNCSFWLPVTSVTTESCVKFVSGSHKWGKHFIPKTFDSLANYEGDDKAFENVPDMDVESEKYKILSWNLEPGDCIAFHMLTLHGAKQSVDAAGRQVFVTRWLGEDAMLTTTPWATSPPLYGGLKPGQSFHSNGTFPIVWRAKC; from the exons ATGCCCGTTCGTGTACCCAGTATGGCAGTATTTTCCGCATCTTCGCTTCTCAAGTTCACAAGGGGGTGCTCAAGGTGTCTTGTAACGACTCAGGAAATAAATACATTCCAGGATGAAGGAGCCATTTGTCTGCGGGGTTTTTTCAGAGACTGGGTAGAAAATGTGAAAAGAGGCATAGCAGCCAATATCAAGAACCCCAGTGAAAGGAGCCAGTGGATTCAAAGCGAAGATTCTGagacattttattttaccgaTTACTTCAACTGGAGGAAAATTCCGGAATTTGAGGAATTTATGTTAAAATCACCAGCCGCTGAAATAGCCGGAAAACTTATGAAATCCGAG ttttctgttttttatcaTGAAAATGTGTTTACCAAAGATCCTGGAGCCAATTGTGCCACACCATGGCACCATGACCAGGCTTACTACCCTGTTGAcgggtggaag AATTGTTCCTTTTGGTTGCCTGTGACTTCAGTAACCACGGAATCATGCGTAAAATTTGTCAGTGGATCTCACAAATGGGGGAAGCACTTTATTCCTAAGACCTTTGACTCACTAGCAAATTATGAAGGGGATGACAAGGCCTTTGAAAATGTTCCAGATATGGATGTAGAAtcagaaaaatacaaaatacttTCTTGGAACTTAGAG CCTGGTGACTGCATTGCCTTTCACATGCTTACACTTCATGGAGCCAAGCAGAGTGTGGATGCCGCTGGACGGCAAGTGTTTGTAACACGCTGGCTAGGAGAAGATGCAATGCTCACCACTACACCCTGGGCAACATCTCCTCCCCTCTATGGAGGATTAAAACCTGGTCAATCTTTCCACTCAAATGGCACTTTTCCAATTGTTTGGAGggcaaaatgttga
- the LOC141881112 gene encoding multiple myeloma tumor-associated protein 2 homolog — protein MYHPSRGGVRGGQDQFDWEDVKGDKHRENYLGHSVKAPVGRWQKGKDLHWYTKSGKIDSAVTKQQEKDAIKKMEAEALAIALGKGNSTKRAGGVTKQELAEVCRKGQLERDSMDIERVEGMGFSSSRVRLMDMSSAPVRETLGATCVQEASQVSGGLSRGNEKTVRSIFPGQVQVKDANKEKVKKKKEKKSKKEKKHKRKQSKYEESSEEEGKTRRKRKREDDKKRTKNDSQSFKSDKYKKDFKWRKNYSSSSSDSSNGKDNHRCSKSHHNSYNYYSSNKDIARTSRENRRSSNDEKSKQRRQRHDTE, from the exons ATGTATCATCCTTCAAGAGGTGGTGTACGCGGAGGACAAGACCAGTTCGATTGGGAAGACGTTAAAGGGGATAAGCACAGGGAGAATTATTTAG GTCACTCAGTCAAAGCCCCTGTAGGACGATGGCAGAAAGGAAAAGATCTTCATTG GTATACAAAAAGTGGAAAGATAGACTCCGCAGTTACTAAACAACAG GAAAAGGACGCCATAAAGAAAATGGAAGCGGAGGCCCTTGCAATTGCTTT gggAAAAGGGAATAGCACGAAGAGAGCTGGTGGAGTTACAAAACAG GAATTGGCAGAAGTGTGCCGTAAAGGCCAGCTGGAACGTGACTCAATGGATATTGAAAGAGTGGAAGGCATGGGATTTTCCag tTCAAGGGTAAGGTTGATGGACATGTCCTCTGCACCTGTGAGAGAGACATTAGGAGCCACATGTGTTCAAGAG GCTAGTCAAGTTTCAGGTGGTCTCAGCCGAGGCAATGAAAAAACTGTGAGGAGTATTTTCCCAGGCCAGGTGCAAGTCAAAGATGCAAACAAGGAGAAagtaaagaagaagaaagagaagaagtcaaagaaggaaaagaaacacaagagaaaacaaagtaaaTATGAAGAGTCATCTGAGGAAGAAggcaaaacaagaagaaaaagaaaacgtgaAGATGATAAAAAGAGAACGAAAAATGATTCTCAAAGCTTTAAATCAGACAAATACAAAAAGGATTTTAAATGGAGAAAGAATTACTCTTCATCAAGCAGCGACTCATCCAATGGAAAAGACAATCATCGTTGTTCTAAAAGTCATCACAatagttataattattattcatctaATAAAGATATTGCAAGGACATCCAGAGAGAACAGAAGAAGTTCAAACgatgaaaaatcaaaacaaagaagacagAGACATGATACTGAATAA
- the LOC141881814 gene encoding cyclin-dependent kinase 5 activator 1-like produces MGASLSINRKDFIHEYSIWNSKARESAKGFHCKCCYHVNSKSDVRVVGKENKAPHATCDAVAAYLHKCANAGKKKIRSKIEPAPTKTKPKGNENQQKSEQVTKAVVVVQAQEVKMPINSTYSEQIVSSQAVAISAAKPRVHASSFMISSDALRCVGNFVRCHCKNLTRFRASEVILWLRGVDRALLLQGWQDQAFLTPPNLVFLFMLLKETLSDKIPNQAQLRAEILTCLYMAYTYNGPEISYPLKPFLIDGDRRAFWDRCMYITNNLSQKMLLMNREPQFFSELLVELKNYGNVNERRADG; encoded by the coding sequence ATGGGGGCTTCGCTGTCTATAAATCGAAAAGATTTCATCCACGAATATTCCATTTGGAATTCTAAGGCTCGAGAGAGTGCGAAGGGCTTCCACTGTAAGTGTTGTTATCATGTCAATTCCAAAAGCGATGTCCGCGTCGTTGGTAAAGAGAACAAGGCCCCGCATGCAACTTGCGATGCAGTGGCTGCTTACCTCCACAAGTGCGCTAATGCTGGCAAGAAGAAAATTAGATCCAAAATCGAACCAGCTCCAACAAAGACCAAGCctaaaggaaatgaaaatcaacaaaaaagcGAGCAAGTAACAAAGGCTGTCGTCGTGGTACAAGCTCAAGAAGTTAAAATGCCAATTAATTCGACATACTCCGAGCAAATTGTAAGCAGCCAAGCTGTTGCTATTTCAGCGGCAAAACCCAGAGTCCACGCTTCGTCTTTTATGATCAGCAGCGACGCCCTTAGATGTGTTGGGAATTTCGTCCGGTGTCACTGCAAGAATTTGACACGATTTCGCGCGTCTGAGGTGATTTTATGGCTGCGAGGAGTGGATAGGGCGTTGCTCTTACAAGGATGGCAAGATCAAGCTTTTCTTACGCCTCCAAACcttgtgtttctttttatgtTACTTAAGGAAACTTTGTCGGACAAAATTCCCAATCAGGCGCAACTTCGCGCTGAAATCTTGACATGCCTTTACATGGCATACACCTACAACGGCCCGGAAATAAGTTATCCGCTGAAGCCATTTCTCATAGATGGAGACAGACGAGCGTTTTGGGATCGCTGTATGTATATCACCAATAACTTGAGCCAAAAAATGCTTCTCATGAACAGGGAGCCACAGTTTTTTAGCGAACTTTTGGTGGAGTTGAAAAATTATGGAAATGTAAATGAGAGAAGAGCTGACGGATGa